The Takifugu rubripes chromosome 7, fTakRub1.2, whole genome shotgun sequence genome has a segment encoding these proteins:
- the LOC105416636 gene encoding uncharacterized protein has protein sequence MKSLVLVLLGSLLSQRVHSSTAKRDNCKPFTASFCQGMGYTTSPYPSGALGYSLQQIGQMVESNCSPGIATLMCRTAVPECGSDSDSRKKPCRALCERVKTDCTAAFRAKRLYWPTRLRCEALPESNCAQGHEVPVTPEPVVLCQAITIPFCKDLPYTHTILPNILGHKNQDDASLEVHTFAPLIHAGCSPDMKPFLCSVYTPECVLGKPRPPCRTLCERARSGCEPLLKQFGFQWPQGLRCEAFTTESCDYWKNAAPPATCQPITLSLCNDLPYTETILPNILGHRTQEEAGLQMHQFVPLIKVDCSAHLRTFLCSAYTPKCVSGKPKPPCRLLCEQVRSSCEPLMKRFGFQWPDSLRCEAFSTETCKDYGVGISGQICEPITVPLCQGLPYNQTITPNLLGHTSQREAMMKMSFFNGIVQTVCSEDIRLFLCMVYVPRCVEGGIQRPCRALCEGAKQGCEGLMASFGVSWPDELHCDAFPEDTCATEDSKPEMLNAEGLLARLNAGGYSVHGKSLSLKTGRLLLTLMDADKSGDLDLMEVFKLEHFVSVVRREYVESYESRTPPSVTQTQLKKAISSREFDLDDETFRALWNEFQTGDGIGYDEYMAVLAKLQVLKARFQAHLQNLPCDCQVATFSFKQFMKSAIF, from the exons ATGAAGAGTTTGGTTCTGGTGCTTCTGGGCTCGCTGCTGTCCCAGCGGGTACACAGCAGTACCGCTAAGAGGGACAACTGCAAGCCCTTCACAGCCAGCTTTTGTCAAGGTATGGGATACACCACCTCCCCCTATCCCAGTGGGGCTCTGGGCTACAGTCTACAGCAGATCGGGCAGATGGTGGAGAGTAACTGCTCGCCAGGCATCGCCACCCTCATGTGCCGAACCGCCGTCCCCGAGTGTGGCTCGGACAGCGACAGCCGGAAGAAGCCTTGCCGGGCTCTCTGTGAAAGGGTCAAGACTGACTGCACAGCTGCCTTCAGGGCGAAGCGCCTGTACTGGCCCACGAGGCTCCGCTGTGAAGCTTTACCAGAGTCCAACTGTGCCCAG GGTCACGAGGTTCCTGTCACGCCAGAACCCGTAGTATTGTGCCAGGCGATCACCATTCCTTTCTGCAAAGACCTGCCCTACACCCACACCATCCTGCCCAACATCCTGGGCCACAAAAATCAAGACGATGCTTCCCTGGAGGTGCACACGTTTGCGCCGCTCATACACGCGGGGTGCTCCCCTGACATGAAGCCTTTTCTCTGCTCGGTCTACACGCCGGAGTGCGTGTTGGGGAAACCTCGACCTCCCTGCAGAACACTTTGTGAAAGAGCCCGGTCTGGCTGCGAGCCGCTCCTGAAACAGTTTGGTTTCCAGTGGCCACAAGGTCTCCGCTGTGAAGCGTTCACCACAGAATCCTGCGATTAC TGGAAGAATGCAGCGCCCCCTGCGACCTGTCAGCCGatcactctctccctctgcaaTGACCTGCCGTACACCGAGACCATCCTGCCCAACATCCTGGGCCACAGGACTCAAGAGGAGGCTGGCCTTCAAATGCACCAGTTTGTCCCACTGATCAAGGTGGACTGCTCCGCTCATCTGAGAACTTTCCTTTGTTCTGCCTACACTCCGAAGTGCGTGTCAGGAAAGCCTAAACCTCCCTGCAGACTGCTCTGCGAGCAGGTCAGGTCGAGCTGTGAACCGCTGATGAAGAGGTTTGGCTTCCAGTGGCCGGACTCCCTCCGCTGTGAAGCCTTTAGCACAGAGACCTGCAAAGAC TACGGCGTGGGCATCAGCGGGCAGATCTGCGAGCCCATCACCGTGCCGCTGTGCCAGGGTCTGCCCTACAACCAGACTATCACCCCAAATCTGCTCGGGCACACAAGTCAAAGAGAAGCGATGATGAAGATGTCCTTCTTCAACGGGATCGTGCAGACTGTGTGCTCCGAGGACATCCGCCTCTTCTTGTGCATGGTCTACGTTCCCCGGTGCGTGGAGGGGGGCATTCAGCGGCCCTGCAGGGCACTCTGTGAGGGGGCCAAGCAGGGCTGCGAGGGCTTGATGGCCAGCTTCGGGGTTTCCTGGCCAGATGAGCTGCACTGTGACGCTTTCCCTGAGGACACATGCGCAACA gaagacagCAAGCCTGAG ATGCTAAACGCTGAAGGTCTTCTGGCTAGGCTGAATGCTGGGGGCTATAGCGTTCATGGCAAAT ccctgagcctgaagacgGGGCGCCTCCTGCTGACTCTTATGGAT GCAGACAAATCTGGAGATCTGGATTTGATGGAGGTCTTCAAATTGGAGCACTTTGTGTCTGTGGTCAGGAGGGAGTATGTGGAAAGTTACGAGAGCAGGACTCCCCCCTCGGTCACGCAGACCCAGCTGAAAAAGGCCATTTCTTCTCGCG AATTTGATTTGGACGATGAAACCTTCAGAGCTTTGTGGAACGAGTTTCAAACCGGAGACGGGATCGGATATGACGAGTACATGGCAGTTCTTGCAAAACTTCAGGTCCTCAAAG CTCGTTTCCAGGCACATCTCCAGAATTTGCCCTGTGACTGCCAAGTGGCCACCTTCTCATTTAAGCAG ttcaTGAAGTCGGCCATATTCTGA